Genomic window (Saccharomyces eubayanus strain FM1318 chromosome XVI, whole genome shotgun sequence):
CCAATGGCGCATTGAACTTGGTGTAATTTTCATCCTTTCTCATATCCCcgtcgtcttcgtcgtcgtcgtcttcatcatcatcatcatcgtcgtcttcatcttcgtcctcAAAGTATTCGTCTTCGTTCCCATAATTTCGCGATCCCTCTTCTAATCTCAAAGCCTTGTTTCTTTGCCTTCTAGGCTTCCAGTATTTCTCattgataaaaaataacgTCACCAAAACAATAACCACTACACCACCGATAACGCCCAGTGTGACTCCAATGATCTCTCCATTTTTGTTAGAACTATGAGAACTAGAACTAGTGGAAGTACTGTTTAAACCATTTAGTTGTGAGCTGGGCTGCTTGACACAAGAGAAGGTGGAACAGCTGTCGCACGTTAATGAAGTCATAACACAGTATTCGCCTGAAGGGCAATCAGGGCACGATGCCCCGGTATCGCAAACCACGCATCCGTCGGTACCTCTAACTGCCGAAGTCGAAGCCGTTGCTGTGCTCGACAAAGATGTGCTTCCAGTAAGCGTTGATGTGGTCGTCATTCTCTTTGATCCTTATGAACTAACGTAGCCACTCTGTAAAATGGCCTATACTCTCCTCCTgtaagaaaacaatatacAATAATACCATTAAAAATGTCACACATGGTTTTAAATGCAGCACATGAATAGcgtattatttttctatCAGCAGGGTAACGCGTCGCGTGTGTGCTAAGaattttgtattttattAACGcgtttcaatttcaagaatGCAGTACATATGTgagaataataaacaatgtTGTTTATAGTTGGCATTATCtgaatttttatttatagCACGCCCTTGCCTGTATTTGGCAAGCAAAAGGCGCTTTTTTATCTACTTCTGGTACGCATTCAAGCTTGTACTTGAAGCAGGGCTTCTGACCCAAGCATGGAACAGAATCCAGATTCCGACTGTGTTCCTGGCCCCGATTCGGATAGTGATAAAGGGATGGTTACACAGTTGCTGTTAAGGACTTGAGTCTTTCCAGTATCTTTGTGCTTTGAAGTCCACCTTTTGAatctttcttgtaaaagaaaaacctcTTTCTCCAAGTTATTTCTGACCACATCCCACATTCGTGGCACgtcttcttgatttttgtCAATAAGGCCTGAGCTTTTGTGGAAGATGCGAAACACACTGCTATTGTTTTTGGAGGTTGCTTTCGCAGAACCTATGGCGCTAAGAGATGTTCTAACGCTTCGATATTTTAGAATGATCTTTTTACTTTCTTGCAAGGGAGGTTCACTAACGATACTCTCTGTACCATTCACGACCAGCTCATTGTTTGCATGGTTTCCAAATGTGGGACTTGATGAAGTCTTCTTCAGGTCTGAATTGGGACATGCTTGACTAGGTTCATCGAGTTTAACACACTTTTCATTATCGTCGAAATCATCCGGGGTTAATGGTGATATGATGTCCAAACCGTTCATATAGCCATCTGTTTCACTAAAGTATGGCGACTTGCTATCTTCTACAAATCTAGTCTGCGAGTGAAACAGGTTATCTACATCTGTCATTTTCAGATCGCTGGCCGATCGTATGGCAAATTTACTTTTATTCTTTCGGAACCATTTATTTAACTTTTGCTTCCAATCATGGTCGTGACGGCCATGCAAGTGAGAAAGGCTCTTCAGTTGAGTGTTCGTACTGCTTTCACTGTCTGAAGCATGTTTACACGCATTCTTTCGCTTGAGCTTACTAGAACAAGACCTAAAGAGACTATCATTTTTAGCAACTTCTTCGATCACTTTTTCCAACCTGGCAATCTCTTGATCTGTTTTGCTGTGAATATGGTCGACTTTGATACCCAGCTGGGTAGTCTTGTTAATCAGTCTTCGTAAATCTTCACTTTCGTCCACAAGCTTTGCCACCTCGGTCTCTTCGTCAAACTGGAAAGttctttcatcatcagatTTAAGCTCGGATGGACTTAATGTTGTTGGCAGGATTCCCGAAACTGTTTGCATAATTAAAGTCTAATTTTGATTATGATCGTTATTTTagttatatttttaataGCTAGCAATCCTTATAAAGACAGTTATTCTTAGTTCTATTACTTCGACAATAATACGATATTGTGCGATTGTTTAGAAAGCTTTGTAATAGATGTATactttacttttttatttttttcgaaaacgttttatatttttttttttgtgacACCAATAAGATTCTACAGTTAAAGGCCAAGTGAACGAGGAACGTCatctagaagaaaaaaacaagtCTAGTTAAGAATATGAaaaggttttttttaaaaacaaagataaGAAACCAACTGCTTTATCCTCTTgtgatggaaaaaaaaacctttcTAGCTGTTGGACGTTTGTTAACATTCTTTATATTTGTCCGCTACATTACTGTCATTTTGGGATTGCATTATGCCGTATTTCCGTATTCGGGTGTGGTTAACAGAGAAAACTGAAGCGAAAAGggtttgaaaagaaaacgcCAAGTATTCCTAAACTAACAACgcaaaaagtaaaagggGTGTTATACTAGGTCAACCAATCCATAATAAGACGTGTGTTTATAGAAGACATAACAGATGTCAAACAACACAGGACCACATGCAAGAAAGATGCTGAAGCGatcttctttgatataTCTATCGTGCATCTTAATTGTATGCATACCGATACTTTTGCATATATACCGGCCTCCAAACAGAGGAGATGAACACGTCACCATTcagaataaagaaaaggcaaTCACGAGTCCCAAAGAACGGAACACCGAAGAGTTGTTTTGCGCAGTGACCAACCCGGTCACTGGATCATACATCGATCTATCACAACTTTCATCAACTCCAAACAAGTTAAGAGACGGTCAAGAACAGAAAACCGGGAAGAATAAACATGAATCCTCCAAGACGAAATGGTCCGTGAGAGGTTGGGGCTACGACACCAACTTTACATTGGGGATCTGCTCCAGCCCCGTTGGCGAGACTGAAATTCAACAACTGTCTAACCTAACGGGTGCGTTTTACGTGGACCATGAAGATGAGGATAGCTTGGTGTCGATTGGTGATTTCAGTACAGAACCCGTGCTAGTTGGTGGCTCGTCCACCAAGAAACTGACTTTGAAATACGAAAACGGCTCGATATGCCCGAATGGTAAGGACAAGAAGGCGACCTTGTTAAATTTCGTCTGTGACAAAGAGATCCAGTCCAAGGCGCAGATAGCGTACATTGGTAACCTGCACAATTGTTCCTATTTCTTCGAAGTGCGCAGCATCTATGCCTGTCCTACAtcgaacaagaaaaacgaaGTCAACGTTGTGGGCATCTTCATCGGGATCTTCGCCATTTTCTTCCTGGTCGAGTTTGCCGGCAGAAGATGGATCTACGCTAAATTGAACAGACACTTGAAAAACAGCGACGAGCTGAACGAAATATCGCCGTCTTTGGACGAGCAACCTCACTGGGACCTCATAGAAGACGGATCTCGCTGGAGCAGATTCTTCAGCGGAATCGCCAAGTCAGCGAGAAGGTTCACCAAGTCGCTGGTGAGCCCTCTGTTCGGAGGCAGGAACAACGGTCAAGGCGGCATCCGACTAAGGACGTCTCCATCTGCTTCCTCCTCTAGCCTTGCCAACAGAGAGTTCTTCAGAGACATGGAGGCACAGAACGAAATCATCGACAGCCTGGACATCAACAGCCATACCACAGAAAGCGACCACCCGACTTTGGCAGGCCAGAGCGTTTGAAAAACGGAAAGCCATCTGTCCATACGTAATAAACACCACAATTATATATATCGCATACAGCAACAAAACCTTCGAACATTTAATTTTCTAGGACCGCAGATCCTCACATCACACCCACACCGCATACTGCTTCCCCCACACACCCTGCATCTGTATAGtttcttctgcttttttttctctccgGGCTTCTCTCGGGTGGCACGCATCGCCGCGCCGGCCGGATGCGCCCATGCACCGCATAAAGCATGCCCCTCTTGCATCATTTTGAGGGCTGGCCATTACCCGCGCCAAGGGTCcggaaaaagaaacaaggCTCTACcgcgtttctttttcttcgtcgaaaaaggcaaaagaaaaatttttatcacgtttctttttattattgaaaattttttttggtttttttttctttcgaTGGCCTCCCATTGATATTTAAGTTAATAAATGGTTTTCAGTTTCCaagtttcaatttttgttcttccttATTCCTAATTAAATTTCATTTCAATTAGAAAGAAAGCATAGCAATCTACTCTTAGTTTTAATTACAAAATGGGTAAAGAGAAGTCTCATATTAACGTTGTCGTTATYGGTCATGTCGATTCTGGTAAGTCTACCACTACCGGTCATTTGATTTACAAGTGTGGTGGTATTGACAAGAGAACCATCgaaaagtttgaaaaggaagccGCCGAATTAGGTAAGGGTTCTTTCAAGTACGCTTGGGTTTTGGACAAGTTAAAGgctgaaagagaaagaggtATCACCATTGATATCGCTTTGTGGAAGTTCGAAACTCCAAAGTACCAAGTTACCGTTATTGATGCTCCAGGTCACAGAGATTTCATCAAGAACATGATTACTGGTACTTCTCAAGCTGATTGTGCTATCTTGATTATTGCTGGTGGTGTCGGTGAATTCGAAGCCGGTATTTCCAAGGATGGTCAAACCAGAGAACACGCTTTGTTGGCTTTCACCCTAGGTGTTAGACAATTGATTGTCGCTGTCAACAAGATGGACTCCGTCAACTGGGACGAATCCAGATTCCAAGAAATTATCAAGGAAACCGCTAACTTCATCAAGAAGGTTGGTTACAACCCAAAGACTGTTCCATTCGTCCCAATCTCTGGTTGGAACGGTGACAACATGATTGAAGTCACCACTAACGCTTCTTGGTACAAGGGTTgggaaaaggaaaccaaGGCCGGTGTCGTCAAGGGTAAGACTTTGTTGGAAGCCATTGATGCCATTGAAATGCCATCCAGACCAACTGACAAGCCATTGAGATTGCCATTGCAAGATGTTTACAAGATCGGTGGTATCGGAACTGTGCCAGTCGGTAGAGTTGAAACCGGTGTTATCAAGCCAGGTATGGTTGTTACTTTCGCCCCAGCCGGTGTTACCACTGAAGTCAAGTCCGTTGAAATGCATCACGAACAATTGGAACAAGGTGTTCCAGGTGACAACGTTGGTTTCAACGTCAAGAATGTTTCCGTCAAGGAAATCAGAAGAGGTAACGTCTGTGGTGACTCTAAGAACGATCCACCAAAGGCTGCTGCTTCTTTCAACGCTACCGTCATTGTTTTGAACCATCCAGGTCAAATCTCTTCCGGTTACTCTCCAGTTTTGGATTGTCACACTGCCCACATTGCTTGTAAATTCGATGAATTGTTGGAAAAGAACGACAGAAGATCTGGTAAGAAGTTGGAAGACCATCCAAAATTCTTGAAGTCCGGTGACGCTGCTTTGGTTAAATTCATTCCATCTAAGCCAATGTGTGTTGAAGCTTTCAGTGAATACCCACCATTAGGTAGATTCGCTGTCAGAGACATGAGACAAACCGTCGCTGTCGGTGTTATCAAGTCTGTTGACAAGACCGAAAAGGCCGCTAAGGTTACCAAGGCTGCCCAAAAGGCTGTTAAGAAATAAGGAAATTGATAAGACTTTTCTAGTTGcatatcttttatttttaaatcttATCTATTagttaattttttgtaatttatccttatatatatagtttGGTTATTCTAAAACATCATTTCAGTATCTAAATCTCCCTTATTAATTAGCTTTTATTCAGGGTACTGCTACCTGCAGTAATCCTGCTGTGGACTTGTTCCACGTGAATTCGCTTATAGGGTCATGAACCATCTTGTCGATTACCGAAataacttcttcaacgGTCCCCCTTACTTGTCTCATAGAATCCCTTTCTCTCAGAGTTACAGTTTCATCTTGCaaagtttgaaaatctaTGGTGATGCCAAAGGGCGTACCCAACTCATCGTTACGTGCATATTTTTTACCAATTGATGTATTAGAATCATCGACTTTGaaatatatttcttttgtgcGCAAAATTTGCGACATTTCCTTGATCACACTAGGGAATTTCTCGTTATTTGATATTGTTGTAATAAAAACCTTGATTGGTGCTACCGATAACGGGAATGAGAAATAAGTTCTTTCGTCATCATCCGGCCTTGTCCGAAAGCAATGGTCAAATATGCAGTAAATAATACGACCCAAACCAAATGAGGGCTCAATGACGTTGGGGATGTACTCTCTTGTATGCTGTAAAGTTGTCTTCATTTCAATAGAAACCAAGTTCTGGTCAATTTCCACGGTCTCACCATTTGTTTGGAAGGTAAGTTTACCGTTCTTATTCAGTTCTTCATGCTTATTGTACAGCTTATCTTGTGATAAACTTAATAGAGCGGATTCGATCAATTTTGCCCTCTGTTTGAATTTCCGTCCGAAAAGTTTCTTATTTACTTCTAAAACCAACTTGGTTCGTTCCTTTGGAGTGTTTAGTTTCTGCTTTACCATCAAACTTTTCCCTGTCTTTTTGGAATGCACTGTCAAATCGAATGCAGCTCTGTCAGCACAGCCTATGCATTCAATCCATCCATATGAGGTCAATAACTCACCGTCCCAACAATCAGTGGCATAGTGTGCCATTTCGTTTTTCATATGTTGACGGAATCTaaatttgttcttgttgacCCCAAGCCTCaacaaaaattgatgaatcCTTGCCATATAGTATCCCAgagtttcattttctacTTTTCCGGTTTTTACTGCTTCTCCAATAGCCATTCTAACGGGTAGGTGAGGTTCATCACTTTCTTGCAATTGGCGTGATAGTAATGGTACCTCCTCATCTGACACTTCATCGAATTTTGGATGCGACTTGTCCAACGGGTCAACGAAATGCTCAATTTCTGCCATTAAAAACTCTCTCGCTCTCAGTAATCCACTCCTGGGCGATATTTCATTCCTAAACGATTTCCCAATTGAAGCAGAGGCAAACGGAATTTTACCTTGATTAATATCTAacaatttgttgaaatttaGAAATTGTCCCTGAGCAGTTTCTGGTCGTAAAAATGCTTTCGACTGACCCGATGCCCCGATATTTGTCTGGAACATCAAATTGAATGGAGTCGGTGCATCTAAAACATCGTTAGTGACTGGATCGTTGATCCTATATTCTTGCATAGTACGAACCAAGTCGGAACCCGTAAATCCATCAATTGTGGCCAATGCATCCTCCATACGCTTATGGTCCAGTGGATCAACATCCTTGTCGAgtagtcttttctttaacgTCTGTTCAATCAAATGGTCAGCCCTATAGTAATCTTTAGTCTTCGGATTTCGGCACATCCAATCTGTAAATTTATCAACATGACCGGAAGCGTCTAAAACATCGTAGGGGGTTAGCATTGGCCCGTCAATCTGTAACATGTCTTCCTCCACTATAAAATGTTCTCGCCACAGCTGAACTACGTTATTCTGCAACTGACAACCAGGAGGACCTAGGTCGAATAAACCTGACACACCGCCATATATCTCGAAAGATGGCGTGTAGAAAAACCTTTTTCTCAACGTACTTTCTAGCTTATCCCTGCCTAAAGAAGTCATAACAGCCTGTTGGCGTGGCGCGTCTTGTACTTGACCAAGATGCTACTCTTGCAATGACacattttgttgtttttcaacTCCATTGTTTTATGGAAAAAGGGTTGCTGCCTATATTGTCGTCACTTCATTTTACTGCTGTACACATGAGTGGTTCAACAGGACCAGCATGCCTTGAGGCTTTTTGTATTCTATCAAAATTTCCGCATTATTTACCTACTAGTATATACGTTATACGCCCGCTTTACATATACACAGCAAGTCATGAAACACGCTTGTGATTGTAATCAAACGGAGAGATAACCAGTCCTTTGTTCTTCCTGGCTCCTCTAAATATAGTTTCTAGAATGTCGatcatttcttgtttgtCATCCACCGTAAAGTTCAACTTATTGTTGTTCCCCGTACCAAAATCGCACATCATATGCTTGTTCTGGTAAAAAAACATTACAGTCATGGGGTCTGTGAGATCGTACATCTCATTAAAGTCCGGGACTTTGTCAATGTCACATAAGTAGATGGCTGCGAAGTTCCTCACTCTTTCAGCGATCGAAGATAATAGTTCGTCCATGATCATGCACTGTCTATCATCTTTCCTACCAAAACGGATGACCACGAGCCGTTCATTCTCCGTGACAATAGCCTGGTCTACGTGCCATCCTGTACGCAATTGGGGCAGTAACACAGAAGCCATCAATCCAGGACTTTTTGCTCCGTCGACTactgttttgttttcccaAGCGTGGTATTTCGTCCCGATGACCCAATATAACAAATCTTATTTTTACACTTTGCGAAACGGCCATTGGCCCAGAAGAAATACAACGAGTCATCTCCTCGCAGTGAACTCTACAGTAACAAAAGACATATAAACGAACCCCAAAGAGAACTTTCGCTACTATAGTATGAATGGAAACCGCATAGTGGAGCCTGACTATGACCTGAAGGGACTCAATTCGGGAAAttcaagatcaaaaatGGACGAAGATCCCATTATTAGCAAATTTCATAGGGCTGGTCTCAATGATACAGAGGACGATGAAGACAGTAGAGCCAATAGCAACCGTAATACTGGCTGGATCTCTTCGATGATAAACGACGAAAAACGAAAGGTGGAAGGGAAAATAAAGCTGAATGACGAGGAGGATTTACATTTATCCAAGGCCACCTTGAATAATTGTGACGCTTTAGTGAAGATTCTAACGGACATAATTAAGCTAGAGTTTGTTATCCATCAATCATGGTACATTAGGTCCCTTTATAAGAGTGTTTTGATTCAATTTGAAGTCGAAACGACCAGGAGTAATAAAGGAAGCGCTGACAATAGCGACGATGATAGCGATAAAAATAACGGTAACGAGGACGATAGTTTTTACAAGGATTTGAGCCTGAAATGCATCAAAAAGTGTGAAAAATCGTCCCTTGCGCTTGAGTCGTTATCTAAAGACATTGACAAGATGAGAGATTTCATAATGTCTAGGACGATAGAGAATAATAGAGTTGACATACTATTGCAGAACTCGATGACATTATTACTAGAGTGTTGGATATACACCATGAAGAGGCTGCGCCATTTGAGAATGAAAATCGCAGGCATTTTTGTTAGATCCAAGCTTTTGCTTATTGATCATGAGCTGGTGACCATATGGCATTTTCTACAGGAACAAAGCAACGAACACGAAATGGTAAATAATGAGAATGAACTGAAACTAAGAGAAACGATAAAATCGTACAGAGCGTTCATTAAGATATTTATTCAGCAGCTAGAAGATTCTGAAGTGGGATCTCCGTCTTCCTCCTTATTTGAAGAGTGTTTACACGTCTTCCTGGATATAGAATCGATGTACAATTCATTAAACCTGAATTGGTTATTGAATGAGAATAAGGCATTACAAGAAAGACTGCTGTCATCGTCCCCTTCACCGGAAAACGGTCGTTTCAAGGGTCTTCCCGTTATCgatgaaagaaaggaaattgaARATATCAGCTCATTTGTCAATAGTATTGTCGATGCATCCATGTTAACGCATGATCTGACACCAATTAATTCATCGGACAGTGATGACCTATCTAACGGAGTACTCGATCGTCTGGATGAAAGAAGACTATCTTCGTCTACCTCAGATATGTCATTGATGATGCAAAGAACATCACTACAGAAACAACTTCCCACCTTATTGACCGCTTTTAGTAATGCTAGAAGGCTGGAACAAGAATTGCAAAATGCATGCAAGATGGAAGATGATAAGCATAGCGCTAGCGATATTAATTCCAACATACGACAAAACGAAAGTGGTATGTCTTCGAGTATCTCCTCACTCATCTCTCAAACCTCAACATTGGCATCCCCGTCTCCTCCATTGTCGTCATCCTTTCTATCCACAGCACCTTCGCAATCAAGTCCGCGCATGGCCACACTACCATtttcatcctcttcttcccTACTGGAAACACAATCACAAACACTAAAAAACAACATGTCTCAATGGCTAAACCAACCGCGATCTGGCCTCAATGGCGCAAAACCTATCCCGACAAACCATATCGGATTCCACAGTAATGTCTTAAATACGCTTTACGGCATCGGCGGCGGCCCCACAACAAGAGCTTATAAGTCTAATCAATCTCCATCACAAAACACATGAACCATATGAGAGTATGAAATGGTGAACACACGATAGATACCCGAGAATATCAACATCCTGATTGCTATCTGAAAAaaccaaattgaaaatgaaccacttaaatacaaaaatatacCGTACATAACATCCTTACACATATAACTACTAATGCATGCATCCACTTGACGATTGTTTTGCCCGTCTATCTTTCCTAAATCAAAGTAATATATACTTAGtattccctttttttttcacttatGCCCATCGCAGCGAGGTttaacttgaaaaattatggAAGACATTTAATTGGAAAACAATAGCACTCTTATCAAACCTTAATTTAAGGAAAAATACTCTTTAAACTGTCGTATCTCGGGGTCTCGTTGCTAGCACGCATTCAGTGCTTTATCGTTTTAGGTTATCTCTACAATTTTATACATATGTCAGAAAAGATATCTGAAGAAAGACCGATACGGCTGGCCGTTCTGGGGGGAACATCTACTGGTAAGACATCGCTGATATCTAGGCTGACAGTCAATATAGTTCATGAGGTTCACTACCCAACAAGAAACCAAACTAACTGGCTTTTTGACTTCGTTCCTACATCGATCTTGGCTAGAACTATATTAGACGAACAAGCTCATGAAAGACTTTCCCTTCGCTCCCCAAGCAGCCAAACTCTAGAGCCTATTTTCCCATCCCCAGAAGTCTCTAGAAATGTATTACTGTCACCATTAGTATTTCAAGCATCCACCGATAATTTTCAAGCGGTGAGATTACAGAATAAAAGCCATTCTAAGAGGTCTTTGTCATTAGATAAGTCCGATTCGCCGTTCTACCAGACTTTTTCTaatgaaaatcaagaaacaGATGTCCTCAAGAATAACAAAACAGATAAGTTTAATATTGCTAACCATTTTAAATTGCCTCTGAATTACATTCCTCCTGAATACACACCTATCCAAattgatattattgataCACCTGGTTTCAGTCCTGATAGCGTAGTGCCATTCTTGGAAGTATCACTTTTCAGGGATCTAGGAAGATCCATTTTGCATGGGTTAGCAGACGAGCCAAGACAGCCTGTATCCACCACTTCATTGTTGGTTGCCTCTGGTGCTTCTGAGTTAAATGGTAAAATTGACGGCTATGTTTTTATCTATAGTGCGGTCCCTGAACTAAACCATGCTGGAGGCCCCCCAGAATATGGAGATGATGTACTGAGAACAGATGCGGAGAGAGTTGATGATGGTGGATTTGAGTTATTAAAAGTAATCAGAAATTGCATTTTGGATGCTTGGACTGAATTCCGAAATTATGAGAAAAGATGGGAAGAAGGCAAAGAAGACGACATATATTCATTGGTTTACAGTTTGAAACATCTTTGGAGCAAAaataacaaagaaaagaccgCCAAGATAGAGCAATTAAGATCTTATAATACTAAACTGAAATCCATTGAACTAGACCCTTCGTCTCC
Coding sequences:
- the DIB1 gene encoding U4/U6-U5 snRNP complex subunit DIB1 yields the protein MASVLLPQLRTGWHVDQAIVTENERLVVIRFGRKDDRQCMIMDELLSSIAERVRNFAAIYLCDIDKVPDFNEMYDLTDPMTVMFFYQNKHMMCDFGTGNNNKLNFTVDDKQEMIDILETIFRGARKNKGLVISPFDYNHKRVS
- the GRS2 gene encoding putative glycine--tRNA ligase, whose amino-acid sequence is MTSLGRDKLESTLRKRFFYTPSFEIYGGVSGLFDLGPPGCQLQNNVVQLWREHFIVEEDMLQIDGPMLTPYDVLDASGHVDKFTDWMCRNPKTKDYYRADHLIEQTLKKRLLDKDVDPLDHKRMEDALATIDGFTGSDLVRTMQEYRINDPVTNDVLDAPTPFNLMFQTNIGASGQSKAFLRPETAQGQFLNFNKLLDINQGKIPFASASIGKSFRNEISPRSGLLRAREFLMAEIEHFVDPLDKSHPKFDEVSDEEVPLLSRQLQESDEPHLPVRMAIGEAVKTGKVENETLGYYMARIHQFLLRLGVNKNKFRFRQHMKNEMAHYATDCWDGELLTSYGWIECIGCADRAAFDLTVHSKKTGKSLMVKQKLNTPKERTKLVLEVNKKLFGRKFKQRAKLIESALLSLSQDKLYNKHEELNKNGKLTFQTNGETVEIDQNLVSIEMKTTLQHTREYIPNVIEPSFGLGRIIYCIFDHCFRTRPDDDERTYFSFPLSVAPIKVFITTISNNEKFPSVIKEMSQILRTKEIYFKVDDSNTSIGKKYARNDELGTPFGITIDFQTLQDETVTLRERDSMRQVRGTVEEVISVIDKMVHDPISEFTWNKSTAGLLQVAVP
- the MRL1 gene encoding Mrl1p gives rise to the protein MSNNTGPHARKMLKRSSLIYLSCILIVCIPILLHIYRPPNRGDEHVTIQNKEKAITSPKERNTEELFCAVTNPVTGSYIDLSQLSSTPNKLRDGQEQKTGKNKHESSKTKWSVRGWGYDTNFTLGICSSPVGETEIQQLSNLTGAFYVDHEDEDSLVSIGDFSTEPVLVGGSSTKKLTLKYENGSICPNGKDKKATLLNFVCDKEIQSKAQIAYIGNLHNCSYFFEVRSIYACPTSNKKNEVNVVGIFIGIFAIFFLVEFAGRRWIYAKLNRHLKNSDELNEISPSLDEQPHWDLIEDGSRWSRFFSGIAKSARRFTKSLVSPLFGGRNNGQGGIRLRTSPSASSSSLANREFFRDMEAQNEIIDSLDINSHTTESDHPTLAGQSV
- the MDM36 gene encoding Mdm36p translates to MNGNRIVEPDYDLKGLNSGNSRSKMDEDPIISKFHRAGLNDTEDDEDSRANSNRNTGWISSMINDEKRKVEGKIKLNDEEDLHLSKATLNNCDALVKILTDIIKLEFVIHQSWYIRSLYKSVLIQFEVETTRSNKGSADNSDDDSDKNNGNEDDSFYKDLSLKCIKKCEKSSLALESLSKDIDKMRDFIMSRTIENNRVDILLQNSMTLLLECWIYTMKRLRHLRMKIAGIFVRSKLLLIDHELVTIWHFLQEQSNEHEMVNNENELKLRETIKSYRAFIKIFIQQLEDSEVGSPSSSLFEECLHVFLDIESMYNSLNLNWLLNENKALQERLLSSSPSPENGRFKGLPVIDERKEIEBISSFVNSIVDASMLTHDLTPINSSDSDDLSNGVLDRLDERRLSSSTSDMSLMMQRTSLQKQLPTLLTAFSNARRLEQELQNACKMEDDKHSASDINSNIRQNESGMSSSISSLISQTSTLASPSPPLSSSFLSTAPSQSSPRMATLPFSSSSSLLETQSQTLKNNMSQWLNQPRSGLNGAKPIPTNHIGFHSNVLNTLYGIGGGPTTRAYKSNQSPSQNT
- the TEF1 gene encoding translation elongation factor EF-1 alpha, which codes for MGKEKSHINVVVIGHVDSGKSTTTGHLIYKCGGIDKRTIEKFEKEAAELGKGSFKYAWVLDKLKAERERGITIDIALWKFETPKYQVTVIDAPGHRDFIKNMITGTSQADCAILIIAGGVGEFEAGISKDGQTREHALLAFTLGVRQLIVAVNKMDSVNWDESRFQEIIKETANFIKKVGYNPKTVPFVPISGWNGDNMIEVTTNASWYKGWEKETKAGVVKGKTLLEAIDAIEMPSRPTDKPLRLPLQDVYKIGGIGTVPVGRVETGVIKPGMVVTFAPAGVTTEVKSVEMHHEQLEQGVPGDNVGFNVKNVSVKEIRRGNVCGDSKNDPPKAAASFNATVIVLNHPGQISSGYSPVLDCHTAHIACKFDELLEKNDRRSGKKLEDHPKFLKSGDAALVKFIPSKPMCVEAFSEYPPLGRFAVRDMRQTVAVGVIKSVDKTEKAAKVTKAAQKAVKK